A portion of the Bifidobacterium bifidum ATCC 29521 = JCM 1255 = DSM 20456 genome contains these proteins:
- a CDS encoding acyltransferase family protein: MPGSTSMAVAPAAGAGEPGSGSGETARHAAPRGAGCPSYELLSKYRGVLMGVQILLIMAFHYTEDLSNAADHFNGPAQVFYDYIGSSGVDMFLMISGLGLYYSWKRNPDAGAFYRKRLTRVLVPYVAVALVGWIWFDFVHSDAGVVRFLADIAFVTFFTDGVKWFWYIAVCLICYVLFPLVFAVVDGTRNVAAAWVRTLALCAAAVLVAVALYRFAPSFYDNVDLIVNRIPCFIFGALLGRLSHERRPLPMPVVAACLTAVAVMLYPMQLVDVPLVKVYLRAALNLLLCICGVVIMDVMARAGKPALAGLHDVVSKVLSWFGRYSLELYLLHVMIRKMLNLNDLPTTHPRYEAVVIIGAIALSIPLKRLCNLIQHRLLRGKRLLNAKEYRGTYAA; the protein is encoded by the coding sequence GTGCCGGGGAGCACGAGCATGGCCGTCGCGCCCGCCGCCGGCGCCGGCGAGCCCGGCAGTGGCTCCGGCGAGACTGCCCGGCACGCGGCACCACGCGGCGCCGGGTGCCCATCATACGAGCTGCTGTCCAAATACCGCGGCGTGCTGATGGGCGTGCAGATCCTGCTGATCATGGCGTTCCACTACACCGAGGACCTGTCGAACGCGGCCGACCATTTCAACGGTCCCGCTCAGGTGTTCTACGACTATATCGGCAGTTCCGGCGTCGACATGTTCCTGATGATCTCGGGGCTGGGCCTGTACTACTCGTGGAAGCGCAACCCGGACGCGGGGGCGTTCTACCGCAAGCGGCTGACCCGCGTGCTGGTGCCGTACGTCGCCGTGGCGCTGGTCGGGTGGATCTGGTTCGACTTCGTCCATTCGGATGCCGGAGTGGTGCGTTTCCTCGCCGACATCGCATTCGTCACGTTTTTCACGGACGGTGTGAAGTGGTTCTGGTACATAGCGGTGTGCCTGATTTGCTATGTGCTGTTTCCGCTCGTGTTCGCCGTCGTGGACGGTACCCGAAACGTCGCCGCGGCATGGGTGCGAACGTTGGCATTGTGTGCGGCCGCGGTGCTGGTCGCGGTGGCGCTGTACAGATTCGCGCCGTCTTTCTACGACAACGTCGATCTGATCGTCAACCGCATACCGTGCTTCATCTTCGGCGCGCTGCTGGGAAGGCTCTCGCATGAACGTCGTCCATTGCCCATGCCCGTGGTCGCCGCATGCCTGACGGCCGTGGCCGTCATGCTCTACCCGATGCAGCTGGTTGATGTCCCTCTGGTCAAGGTGTACCTTCGCGCGGCGTTGAACCTGCTGTTGTGCATATGCGGCGTCGTCATCATGGACGTGATGGCCCGCGCGGGAAAGCCCGCGCTCGCAGGCCTTCACGACGTGGTATCAAAAGTGCTGAGCTGGTTCGGACGGTATTCGCTGGAACTGTATCTGCTTCACGTGATGATTCGCAAGATGCTGAACCTCAACGACCTGCCGACCACGCACCCGCGCTATGAGGCCGTCGTGATCATCGGCGCGATCGCGCTGTCGATACCCCTGAAACGGCTGTGCAACCTGATTCAGCACAGGCTGCTGCGTGGGAAACGTTTACTTAATGCCAAAGAGTATAGGGGCACATATGCGGCTTGA
- a CDS encoding CDP-glycerol glycerophosphotransferase family protein: protein MMMLLTYRFFRAFPRKRRIVCLSRESDRPTTDFRLIRHYVRQTHPDYSVVILAKKLHNPVRYGFHMIRQLYFIATSQAVLLDTYAIVVSLLAGYIDVPVIQMWHALGNMKKFGYTALSSKEGRKFSTASLLNMHRGYTSVLISSKSFISDYARGFDIDPSIIYEAPLPRCDLLINSSYRAQQRERIIREFPELGRKLNIVYCPTFRKKTPANQTQAAAALADAIDYDKYNLIVKCHPLDDLRINNPHVFQHYPSQYDMLFVADYVISDYSTVIYEAGLLDLPVFLYAYDWPDYSKKRSLYIDPKRDIPTLFTDDAEAIVRAIEHDDFDHAAYQAFIRRNVAIPEHGSCTARVVEHVFDLIAAR from the coding sequence ATGATGATGCTTCTTACATATAGGTTCTTCCGCGCGTTCCCGCGCAAGCGTAGGATTGTGTGCCTGAGTCGCGAGAGCGACCGACCGACCACCGATTTCCGGCTCATCCGCCATTATGTGAGACAGACGCATCCGGATTATTCCGTGGTGATCCTCGCCAAGAAGCTGCACAACCCGGTACGATACGGGTTCCATATGATCCGGCAGCTGTATTTCATCGCCACCAGCCAGGCGGTGCTGCTCGACACCTACGCCATCGTGGTAAGCCTGCTCGCCGGCTACATCGACGTGCCCGTCATCCAGATGTGGCATGCGCTCGGCAACATGAAGAAGTTCGGATACACCGCGTTGAGCTCCAAGGAAGGCCGGAAGTTCTCCACCGCCTCGCTGCTGAACATGCATCGCGGGTACACGTCCGTGCTCATCTCATCCAAATCGTTCATCAGCGATTACGCTCGCGGCTTCGACATCGACCCGTCCATCATCTACGAGGCGCCACTGCCCCGGTGCGATCTGCTGATCAACAGCTCGTACCGGGCGCAGCAGCGCGAACGCATCATCCGCGAGTTCCCGGAACTCGGGCGCAAGCTCAACATCGTCTACTGCCCCACGTTCCGCAAAAAGACGCCCGCCAATCAGACTCAGGCGGCAGCAGCCCTCGCCGATGCCATCGATTACGACAAGTACAACCTGATCGTGAAATGCCATCCGTTGGACGACCTGCGTATCAACAATCCGCACGTATTCCAGCACTATCCGAGCCAGTACGACATGCTGTTCGTCGCCGATTACGTCATCAGCGACTATTCGACCGTGATCTATGAGGCCGGACTGCTTGACCTGCCGGTGTTCCTCTATGCGTACGACTGGCCGGACTATTCGAAGAAACGCAGCCTGTACATCGACCCGAAGCGCGATATCCCGACGCTGTTCACGGATGATGCCGAGGCGATCGTGAGAGCCATCGAGCACGACGATTTCGACCATGCCGCCTATCAGGCGTTCATCCGTCGCAACGTGGCCATCCCCGAGCACGGCTCCTGCACGGCGCGCGTAGTCGAGCACGTATTCGATCTCATCGCCGCCCGCTAG
- a CDS encoding NAD-dependent epimerase/dehydratase family protein, producing MFDLQEEYASLAQHLDIDWDALAGRHVLVTGATGLIGSLCARTLLERNRLTGAGIIVDALVRDPAKAQAMLGQYTADDGLVLHQGSLEDVDSLDLPADYVIHTACPTASSFFMSHPVETFSAIVDGTRSMLELARRRGAASFVYVSSMEIYGMGNKQRGTEHLLDESAVGYIDPCSVRSCYSEGKRAAENLCVSYHSEYQVPVKAVRLAQTFGPGIPRDDVRLFAALARNAVAGKDFVMKTTGESTRMYSYTADAVSAILTVLVAGENGVSYNVANPSTYSSIREMADMVYREFGTGDARVIIDVDPNAPYPPEHHLPLDVSRLEALGWRPQVGLEDMYRKLIAYMG from the coding sequence ATGTTTGATCTGCAAGAGGAATATGCGTCACTGGCGCAGCATCTCGATATCGACTGGGATGCGCTCGCCGGCCGGCATGTGCTCGTCACCGGTGCCACGGGCCTTATCGGCTCGCTGTGCGCCCGCACGCTGCTGGAACGCAACCGCTTGACGGGGGCGGGCATCATCGTGGACGCGCTGGTGCGAGACCCGGCCAAGGCACAGGCCATGCTGGGGCAGTACACGGCCGACGACGGGCTCGTGCTGCATCAGGGATCGCTCGAAGATGTCGACTCGCTCGACCTGCCGGCGGACTATGTCATCCACACCGCCTGTCCGACCGCATCGTCGTTCTTCATGTCCCATCCGGTCGAGACGTTCTCCGCGATCGTAGACGGCACCAGGTCGATGCTGGAACTGGCGCGACGCCGCGGCGCGGCCTCCTTCGTCTACGTCTCCAGCATGGAGATCTACGGCATGGGCAACAAGCAGCGCGGCACGGAACACCTGCTTGACGAGAGCGCCGTCGGCTACATCGACCCCTGCTCGGTGCGCAGCTGCTACTCCGAAGGCAAGCGCGCCGCCGAAAACCTGTGCGTCTCATACCATTCCGAATACCAGGTGCCGGTCAAGGCCGTCCGCCTGGCACAGACCTTCGGCCCGGGCATCCCTCGCGACGACGTCCGCCTGTTCGCGGCGCTCGCACGCAACGCCGTGGCCGGCAAGGACTTCGTCATGAAGACGACCGGCGAAAGCACACGAATGTACTCATACACCGCCGACGCGGTGTCCGCCATCCTCACCGTGCTGGTCGCGGGGGAGAACGGCGTCTCGTACAACGTGGCCAATCCCTCCACCTACTCGTCAATCCGCGAGATGGCCGATATGGTGTACCGCGAATTCGGTACGGGCGACGCGCGCGTCATCATCGACGTCGACCCGAACGCGCCCTACCCGCCGGAGCACCACCTGCCACTCGACGTGTCACGCCTTGAGGCGCTCGGCTGGAGGCCGCAGGTAGGTCTCGAAGACATGTACCGCAAGCTCATCGCATACATGGGCTGA
- a CDS encoding ABC transporter permease, with protein MFATLKQVVGENWHWRRQVWNLAKIDLVKTYRGAALGKIWLFAKPAVYILVFWVALKFGLRSSSDVNGKPFLLWLAAGVFPWFFMSDMITTGSDVYRRYPYLVNRIKFPLSLISTFYTLSLLIIFACMMAFTTVVALLTGVHLGRYMLQLPLVMVFMFLFWVAWSMALSPLSAISRDFSNLLKTLGTPFFWLSGILFDISGWPRTARLVASFNPVTWVVQSVRDCFIYNKWFFTDWESFLPFLFVLMIFVVLALHNYHRLYMEVPDVL; from the coding sequence TTGTTTGCAACACTGAAGCAAGTCGTCGGCGAGAACTGGCATTGGCGACGGCAGGTCTGGAATCTGGCGAAGATCGATCTGGTGAAGACGTACCGCGGTGCCGCGCTCGGCAAGATCTGGCTGTTCGCCAAACCGGCCGTGTACATCCTGGTTTTCTGGGTGGCACTGAAATTCGGTCTGCGCAGCTCGTCCGACGTCAACGGCAAGCCTTTCCTGCTGTGGCTCGCCGCCGGTGTGTTCCCATGGTTCTTCATGTCCGACATGATTACTACCGGCAGTGACGTATACCGTCGATACCCGTATCTGGTGAACCGCATCAAATTTCCGCTGTCGCTGATCTCCACGTTCTACACGCTGTCGCTGCTCATCATCTTCGCGTGCATGATGGCGTTCACCACTGTGGTGGCGCTGCTCACCGGCGTGCATCTTGGCCGCTACATGCTGCAATTGCCGCTGGTCATGGTGTTCATGTTCCTGTTCTGGGTGGCGTGGTCCATGGCTTTGTCGCCTTTGAGCGCGATATCGCGCGATTTCTCGAACCTGCTCAAGACGCTCGGCACCCCGTTTTTCTGGCTGTCCGGCATCCTGTTCGACATCAGCGGCTGGCCGCGTACCGCCCGTCTGGTAGCGTCCTTCAACCCGGTCACATGGGTCGTGCAGTCGGTGCGTGACTGCTTTATCTACAACAAATGGTTCTTCACGGATTGGGAGTCGTTCCTGCCGTTCCTGTTCGTGCTGATGATCTTCGTCGTGCTCGCGCTGCACAACTACCACCGTCTGTACATGGAGGTGCCGGATGTCCTCTAA
- a CDS encoding ABC transporter ATP-binding protein, with product MSSKLPSNVTRMGDATVIRDEDASNPVAVRFDHVTKQYKLFKNDKLRLLSTFSKRIPHDTVNASDDLSFTVNRGESLALLGDNGAGKSTALKMITGVCFPTSGTVEVHGRVSALLELSAGFDMKLSGMENIDMRCQLWGLSKEESKELIPEIVEFSELGKYIDQPMRTYSSGMRARLGFAFVSSIRPDILVVDEALSVGDRKFAKKCRERVNSIIANENVTVLFVTHSTGTAKEFCHRGIVIQKGKAMFSGGIEEAVDFYTAS from the coding sequence ATGTCCTCTAAGCTCCCATCGAATGTCACGCGAATGGGCGATGCCACGGTCATCCGCGACGAGGACGCGAGCAATCCCGTCGCCGTGCGCTTCGACCACGTCACCAAGCAGTACAAGCTGTTCAAGAACGACAAGCTGCGCCTGCTGTCCACCTTCTCCAAGCGCATTCCGCACGATACGGTCAACGCGAGCGACGACCTGAGTTTCACCGTGAACCGCGGCGAATCCCTGGCGCTGCTCGGCGACAACGGCGCCGGCAAGTCCACGGCGCTCAAGATGATCACCGGCGTGTGCTTCCCGACGTCCGGCACCGTCGAGGTGCACGGGCGCGTGTCCGCGCTGCTGGAGCTTTCCGCGGGCTTCGACATGAAGCTGTCGGGCATGGAGAACATCGACATGCGCTGCCAGCTGTGGGGTTTGTCGAAAGAGGAGTCCAAGGAGCTCATTCCCGAGATCGTGGAGTTCTCGGAACTCGGCAAGTACATCGACCAGCCGATGCGCACGTATTCGAGCGGTATGCGCGCCCGTCTGGGCTTCGCGTTCGTGTCGTCGATCCGCCCGGACATCCTGGTGGTGGACGAGGCGCTGTCCGTCGGCGACCGCAAGTTCGCGAAGAAGTGCCGCGAGCGGGTCAACAGCATCATCGCCAACGAGAACGTGACCGTGCTGTTCGTCACCCACTCGACCGGCACCGCGAAGGAGTTCTGCCACAGGGGCATCGTCATCCAGAAGGGCAAAGCCATGTTCAGCGGTGGCATCGAGGAGGCCGTCGACTTCTACACCGCCTCGTGA
- the ispD gene encoding 2-C-methyl-D-erythritol 4-phosphate cytidylyltransferase, which yields MNIAVIFAGGTGQRMNSRTKPKQFLLVYGKPIIIYTLEAFDQHPDIDAIVVVCLKEYIDVLEQLITKFGVGKIAAIVPGGSSGQESIRNGVDKANRLYPADSVVIVHDGVRPLIDQQTITDCIVSVKKNGSAVTVVPATETIVQSEDGVITNIINRKQCQLARAPQCFRLGELHDAHHKAVEEGLGDFIDSASLMSYYGYKLYEVEGASSNIKITTPSDFYIMRAIMDAEESSQIFGL from the coding sequence ATGAACATCGCTGTCATTTTTGCGGGCGGCACCGGCCAACGCATGAATTCGCGAACCAAGCCCAAGCAGTTTCTGCTTGTGTACGGCAAACCGATCATCATCTACACGCTTGAGGCGTTCGATCAGCATCCCGACATCGACGCCATCGTCGTCGTATGCCTGAAGGAATACATCGACGTTCTCGAACAGCTCATCACCAAGTTCGGCGTCGGTAAGATCGCCGCGATCGTGCCAGGCGGCTCATCCGGGCAGGAGTCGATCCGCAACGGCGTCGACAAGGCGAACAGACTGTATCCCGCGGATTCGGTCGTCATCGTTCATGACGGCGTCAGGCCGCTGATCGACCAGCAGACCATCACCGACTGCATCGTCAGTGTGAAGAAGAACGGCAGCGCCGTCACCGTCGTACCCGCCACCGAGACCATCGTGCAAAGCGAGGACGGCGTGATCACCAACATCATCAACCGCAAACAGTGCCAGCTCGCCCGCGCCCCGCAGTGCTTCCGCCTCGGCGAGCTGCATGACGCACACCACAAGGCCGTGGAAGAAGGGCTCGGCGACTTCATCGACTCTGCGTCCCTCATGTCGTACTACGGCTACAAACTGTACGAGGTGGAAGGCGCCAGCTCGAACATCAAGATCACCACGCCATCGGACTTCTATATCATGCGCGCCATCATGGACGCGGAGGAAAGCTCCCAGATCTTCGGTCTGTGA
- a CDS encoding CDP-glycerol--poly(glycerophosphate) glycerophosphotransferase, whose amino-acid sequence MSLDVHQIRWRSSYLEIDYSSRDGGVPWLYCVGRRQFVPFEIVGLESGVRRARLNLVLGDGREVLPGGQWIICEKIKESALFSLQALYAEYPLMPQRVDYDVRHLLPPELRDDDEAVAQYTDEERLELVARHPYVTSGVTYDDEVLERLDNLDRVFRYGKNSYAYTGVFVPKTNRAGLIYLALHMQFFQRNKTPRHCQRSRRQMQKDVFAATYSVMTKLVPRKRNRILFLKENGEGPTENMEALQSRMIERGMDKRFDIRARYRNVFAGRQNIVAWLRDLFEIARSRYVFIDDYTPVFNFIDPGEDVTLTQIWHAGVGFKSVGYARFGLKGSPDPYNSAHRRYTYALVGNEHLRRIYSEVFGIEEEALLATGMPRLDHFLDEKVEKEYREEMADKFPWSAKGRVIVFAPTFRGTGQRTAYYPYDEIDMDRLYRMCVETDTYFVFEMHHFIRKRPDISAEYADRIFDLSDESLTKLFFIADVLVTDYSSCFYDYLLLKKPVVFFVPDKTAYSLIRGVQRSIDEMAPGVVCDTFDEFLDVLRTRHYETVSPHPSSIDRAAERSGLASDRAIDTIIYGKDVPGVRKQASGKGGAVPVRQSDKSAKSERKAKELLDSKVADKDTKSASDEEE is encoded by the coding sequence ATGTCACTGGACGTTCACCAAATCCGCTGGCGGTCAAGTTACTTGGAGATCGACTATTCCTCGCGGGATGGTGGTGTGCCGTGGCTGTATTGCGTGGGACGTCGCCAGTTCGTTCCGTTCGAGATCGTCGGGCTTGAGAGCGGTGTCCGCCGCGCCCGCCTGAACCTGGTGCTCGGGGACGGGCGCGAGGTGCTTCCCGGCGGCCAATGGATCATCTGCGAGAAAATCAAGGAGTCTGCGCTCTTCAGTCTGCAGGCGCTGTACGCCGAATACCCGCTCATGCCGCAGCGCGTCGACTACGATGTACGTCACCTGCTGCCCCCGGAGTTGCGTGACGATGATGAGGCGGTCGCACAGTACACCGACGAAGAGCGTCTGGAACTGGTGGCTCGGCACCCCTATGTCACCAGCGGAGTCACCTACGACGATGAGGTGCTGGAGCGGCTTGACAATCTCGACCGCGTGTTCCGCTACGGCAAGAACAGCTACGCCTATACTGGTGTGTTCGTGCCCAAGACGAATCGTGCCGGTCTCATCTATCTCGCGTTGCACATGCAGTTCTTCCAGCGCAACAAGACCCCGCGCCACTGTCAGCGCAGTCGTCGCCAGATGCAGAAGGACGTTTTCGCGGCGACGTACTCGGTGATGACCAAGCTGGTGCCGCGCAAGCGCAATCGAATCCTCTTCCTCAAAGAGAACGGCGAGGGCCCGACGGAGAATATGGAGGCGTTGCAGAGCCGCATGATCGAGCGCGGCATGGACAAGCGCTTCGATATTCGTGCCCGGTACCGCAACGTATTCGCGGGCAGGCAGAACATCGTCGCCTGGCTGCGCGACCTGTTCGAGATCGCCCGAAGCCGGTACGTCTTCATCGACGATTACACCCCTGTATTCAACTTCATCGACCCCGGTGAAGATGTGACGCTGACGCAGATCTGGCATGCCGGCGTCGGTTTCAAGTCGGTCGGCTATGCCCGTTTTGGTCTCAAGGGCTCGCCGGATCCGTACAATTCCGCGCACCGCCGATACACGTACGCGCTGGTCGGCAACGAGCACCTGCGTCGCATCTATTCCGAGGTGTTCGGCATCGAGGAGGAGGCGCTGCTCGCCACAGGCATGCCCAGGCTCGACCATTTCCTCGATGAGAAGGTCGAGAAGGAATACCGCGAGGAGATGGCCGACAAGTTCCCGTGGTCGGCCAAGGGACGCGTCATCGTGTTCGCTCCGACGTTCCGCGGCACCGGTCAGCGCACCGCGTATTACCCGTATGACGAGATCGACATGGATCGTCTGTACCGCATGTGTGTCGAGACGGACACGTATTTCGTGTTCGAGATGCATCATTTCATCCGCAAGCGTCCGGATATCTCTGCCGAGTACGCCGACCGCATCTTCGACCTGTCCGATGAGAGCCTGACGAAGCTGTTCTTCATCGCCGATGTGCTGGTGACCGACTATTCGTCGTGCTTCTACGACTACCTGTTGCTCAAGAAGCCGGTAGTGTTCTTCGTGCCCGACAAGACCGCGTATTCGCTGATCCGCGGTGTGCAGCGGTCCATCGACGAGATGGCGCCGGGCGTGGTGTGCGATACGTTCGACGAGTTCCTGGACGTGCTGAGGACTCGCCATTATGAGACGGTTTCCCCTCACCCCTCGTCCATCGACCGCGCCGCCGAGCGCAGCGGACTCGCCAGCGACCGTGCCATCGACACTATTATCTACGGCAAGGATGTTCCGGGTGTGCGCAAACAGGCCTCCGGTAAGGGAGGCGCGGTGCCGGTCCGGCAGTCCGACAAGTCGGCCAAGTCCGAAAGGAAGGCAAAGGAACTGCTGGATTCCAAGGTCGCCGACAAGGATACCAAGTCCGCCTCCGACGAGGAGGAGTGA
- a CDS encoding UPF0182 family membrane protein: MSFFDMLGMFDPGDGPRGPRRDSGATDDDPVIVDVQADGDDHGETPSAGKGEPPKRGVPRLTPRPLPNGPSKGTKILIGVVLALVVVVGLFFGLSQFITDLMWYGQLGFQNVVWTQLGVKFGLWAAYALLMALVSYVSAWLAIRARPDSSDGSTFRIKDDVIEVGKSFSSKTARRAAVVVSLVVGVMFGSQFNSNWSEILLMFNAQSFGTADPQFGIDNGFYVFVLPGLRLVMSAVSMLLLMGIVFSVVTHAMMGGIRFTMPVHGRGVLAVTKRARRQIGIWLILNMLAWSARQVIGVFTHLTQQGDRITGAAYTTVHATIPVTFIMAAITAMLGVFLGVWLMRSHALEGAAKPSVRAAAALKAWRTPVIAIAAALVVSLVLTVAWPMLLQRFKVNPNAQEMESTYIQRNINATQQAYGLDKVKVEQYKATTKGKSGALSSEAESTAQIRLLDPQVVSPTFKQLQQSKQYYTFADTLAVDKYDIDGVSQDTVIAARELDLEGNDNRNWVNDHTVYTHGYGVVAAYGNKVAADGQPQFFESSIPTQGKLTESQKYEPRIYFSPNAPEYSIVGAPKGMDSWEFDYPTGSQGATNTFDGDGGPSVGNIFSRLLYAVRFGSDQILFSDRVTSDSQILYDRSPKERVAKVAPYLTLDGRVYPAVVDGRVKWIVDGYTTSDAYPYSQMTDLGSVTQDSTTKTSNTIQALGSQKANYIRNSVKATVDAYDGSVELYAWDANDPVLKAWEKIFPGQYHPISEISGDLMSHLRYPENLFKVQRELLAKYHVSSAGQFFSGEDFWQTPVDPTESATAQQQGVPQPPYYLSLQTGGSKKPVFSLTSSYIPAGTSTREILTGFLSVDSDAGNEKGVIGPNYGTIRLQELPKDSNVPGPGQAQNNFNANADVSKELNLLESGSTKVNRGNLLTLPLGGGLVYVQPVYVQSSGSTSFPLLKKVLVAFGDQVGFADTLDEALDQVFGGNSGASAGDAENSGNTSQSGDGQNSGGQNGTESGDGSESNGNANGSGTNEGKDQNGSSSQGGSQSPELQQALKDAAQAMKDSQSAMKNGDWTAYGEAQKQLEEALNKAIELDGGK, encoded by the coding sequence ATGTCTTTTTTTGATATGTTGGGTATGTTCGATCCCGGCGACGGGCCACGCGGGCCACGTCGGGACTCCGGTGCGACCGATGACGATCCGGTGATCGTCGATGTGCAGGCGGATGGCGACGATCATGGCGAGACGCCATCCGCCGGCAAGGGGGAGCCGCCGAAGCGCGGCGTGCCGAGGCTCACGCCCCGACCGTTGCCGAACGGGCCCAGCAAGGGGACGAAGATTCTGATCGGCGTCGTGCTGGCGCTGGTTGTCGTCGTCGGCCTGTTCTTCGGCCTGTCGCAGTTCATCACGGACCTGATGTGGTACGGACAGCTCGGTTTTCAGAACGTGGTGTGGACCCAGCTGGGTGTCAAGTTCGGCCTGTGGGCGGCGTATGCGTTGCTGATGGCCTTGGTCAGCTATGTGTCCGCTTGGCTGGCTATCCGCGCTCGCCCCGATTCGTCCGACGGCTCGACGTTCCGCATCAAGGACGACGTCATCGAAGTGGGCAAGTCGTTCAGTTCCAAGACCGCGCGTCGCGCCGCCGTGGTCGTGTCGCTGGTCGTGGGCGTGATGTTCGGCTCGCAGTTCAACTCGAACTGGTCTGAGATCCTGCTGATGTTCAACGCGCAGAGCTTCGGCACTGCCGATCCGCAGTTCGGCATCGACAACGGGTTCTATGTGTTTGTGCTGCCCGGTTTGCGGCTGGTGATGTCGGCCGTATCGATGCTGCTGCTGATGGGCATTGTGTTCTCCGTCGTCACGCATGCGATGATGGGCGGCATCCGCTTCACCATGCCGGTGCATGGTCGCGGAGTGCTCGCTGTGACCAAGCGCGCCCGTCGCCAGATCGGCATCTGGCTGATCCTCAACATGCTGGCCTGGTCCGCGCGCCAGGTGATCGGCGTGTTCACGCATCTGACCCAGCAGGGCGACCGCATCACCGGCGCCGCATACACCACCGTGCACGCGACCATTCCGGTCACGTTCATCATGGCGGCCATCACCGCGATGCTCGGTGTGTTCCTCGGCGTGTGGCTGATGCGTTCCCATGCGTTGGAAGGCGCCGCCAAGCCGAGTGTCCGCGCCGCCGCGGCTCTCAAGGCGTGGCGTACGCCGGTGATTGCGATCGCCGCCGCGCTGGTCGTCTCGCTGGTGCTCACCGTCGCATGGCCGATGCTGCTGCAGCGGTTCAAGGTGAACCCGAACGCGCAGGAGATGGAATCCACCTATATCCAGCGCAACATCAACGCCACGCAGCAGGCGTACGGGCTCGACAAGGTGAAGGTCGAACAGTACAAGGCCACCACCAAGGGCAAGTCCGGAGCGCTGTCGTCCGAGGCCGAATCCACCGCGCAGATCCGACTGCTCGACCCACAGGTCGTCAGCCCCACGTTCAAGCAGCTGCAGCAGTCGAAGCAGTACTACACGTTCGCCGACACGCTGGCCGTCGACAAGTACGACATCGACGGCGTCAGCCAGGACACGGTGATCGCCGCCCGAGAACTGGATCTGGAAGGCAACGACAACCGCAACTGGGTCAACGACCACACCGTGTATACGCATGGGTACGGTGTCGTGGCCGCATACGGCAACAAGGTGGCGGCGGACGGGCAGCCGCAGTTCTTCGAATCCAGCATCCCCACCCAGGGCAAGCTCACCGAATCGCAGAAGTACGAGCCGCGCATCTACTTCTCCCCGAACGCCCCCGAATACTCGATTGTCGGGGCTCCGAAGGGCATGGATTCGTGGGAGTTCGACTATCCGACCGGATCGCAGGGCGCGACCAATACGTTTGACGGCGATGGCGGCCCCTCGGTGGGCAACATCTTCTCGCGGCTTTTATACGCGGTCCGGTTCGGATCCGATCAGATCCTGTTCTCCGACCGTGTCACTTCCGACTCGCAGATCCTGTACGACCGTTCCCCCAAGGAGCGCGTCGCCAAGGTCGCCCCGTACCTGACGCTGGACGGCCGCGTGTACCCGGCGGTGGTGGACGGACGGGTCAAGTGGATCGTCGACGGCTACACCACGTCGGATGCCTACCCGTATTCGCAGATGACCGATCTGGGAAGCGTCACGCAGGATTCCACCACCAAGACGTCGAACACGATCCAGGCGTTGGGTTCGCAGAAGGCCAACTACATCCGCAACTCGGTCAAGGCGACCGTCGATGCGTACGATGGCTCCGTCGAACTGTACGCCTGGGATGCCAACGATCCGGTGCTCAAGGCATGGGAGAAGATCTTCCCCGGACAGTACCACCCGATCTCCGAGATATCCGGCGACCTGATGAGCCACCTGCGTTACCCGGAGAACCTGTTCAAGGTACAGCGCGAGCTGCTCGCGAAATACCATGTGTCGTCCGCAGGCCAGTTCTTCTCCGGCGAGGATTTCTGGCAGACGCCGGTGGATCCCACCGAATCGGCCACGGCGCAGCAGCAGGGCGTTCCGCAGCCCCCGTATTACCTGTCATTGCAGACCGGCGGGTCGAAGAAGCCGGTGTTCTCGCTGACCTCCTCGTACATCCCCGCCGGCACGTCCACGCGAGAAATCCTCACCGGCTTCCTGTCGGTGGATTCCGACGCGGGCAACGAAAAGGGCGTAATCGGGCCGAACTACGGCACGATACGATTGCAGGAGCTGCCCAAGGACTCCAACGTTCCCGGACCGGGGCAGGCGCAGAACAACTTCAACGCGAACGCGGACGTGTCGAAGGAGTTGAACCTGCTCGAATCCGGTTCCACCAAGGTCAACCGAGGCAACCTGCTGACACTGCCGCTGGGTGGCGGTCTGGTGTATGTGCAGCCGGTGTACGTGCAGTCCAGCGGATCGACCAGCTTCCCGCTGCTCAAGAAGGTGCTGGTGGCGTTCGGCGACCAGGTCGGATTCGCCGATACGCTCGACGAGGCGCTCGACCAGGTGTTCGGCGGCAATTCGGGTGCGTCCGCGGGCGATGCCGAGAATTCCGGCAACACGTCTCAAAGCGGTGACGGGCAGAACAGTGGCGGGCAGAACGGCACTGAATCCGGTGATGGCAGCGAGAGCAACGGCAACGCGAATGGCAGTGGTACGAACGAGGGCAAGGACCAGAACGGTTCCTCCTCGCAGGGCGGCAGCCAAAGCCCCGAGCTTCAGCAAGCGCTGAAGGATGCGGCCCAAGCGATGAAGGACTCCCAGTCCGCCATGAAGAACGGCGACTGGACCGCCTACGGTGAAGCCCAGAAGCAACTGGAAGAAGCCCTCAACAAGGCCATCGAACTCGACGGTGGCAAGTAA